The Sphingomonas sanxanigenens DSM 19645 = NX02 genome includes a region encoding these proteins:
- a CDS encoding MBL fold metallo-hydrolase: MRRTFAILASACAAALALMPAGPARPQAGAEPLPPPRAPPLSEALPRWSPGELDIHHISTGRGNAAYLILPDGTTLLIDAGAGSDFSRLRPLIPFDARPDASRTPATWIADYIRQFAPPGRAPAIDYALISHFHSDHYGAVTAASPLSANGAYRLSGITEVAELLPVRTLLDRAAPDYMAPIDLRRCRESKDNPTFANYLAFVDHRRARGEAVAGLTPGKLDQIALVHAPARYPRFHIRNIAASGRLWTGHGDGVTDYIPYGDIKDCGFDENPFSNVIRLSYGKFDYYSGGDIPGVPAYDQPFWRDVETPVSAVVGPVDVMTLDHHGNRDAINGNLLRNLRPRVIVQQNWLSPQPSEEVVWRMASQGYYPGPRDVFSTGMRPETRASIGQLMDSIYKSFEGHVVIRVAPGGDSYMVFILNDKDARRPLIARFGPYMAD; the protein is encoded by the coding sequence ATGAGACGAACCTTCGCAATCCTGGCTTCGGCATGCGCCGCGGCGCTGGCGCTCATGCCCGCCGGCCCCGCGCGGCCCCAGGCCGGTGCGGAGCCGCTGCCGCCGCCCCGGGCGCCGCCCCTGTCGGAGGCGCTGCCGCGCTGGAGTCCGGGCGAGCTCGACATCCATCATATCAGCACCGGCCGCGGCAATGCCGCCTATCTGATCCTGCCTGACGGCACGACGCTGCTGATCGATGCCGGCGCCGGCAGCGATTTTTCCAGGCTTCGTCCGCTGATCCCGTTCGACGCGCGGCCCGATGCGAGCCGCACTCCCGCCACATGGATCGCCGATTATATCCGCCAGTTCGCGCCGCCGGGCCGCGCACCGGCGATCGACTATGCGCTGATCAGCCATTTCCATTCCGACCATTATGGTGCCGTCACTGCGGCGAGCCCGCTGTCGGCGAACGGCGCCTACCGCCTGTCGGGCATCACCGAGGTCGCCGAGCTGCTGCCGGTGCGCACGCTGCTCGATCGCGCCGCGCCCGACTATATGGCGCCGATCGACCTGAGAAGGTGCCGTGAGAGCAAGGACAACCCGACCTTCGCCAATTATCTGGCCTTCGTCGATCATCGCCGCGCGCGCGGCGAGGCCGTGGCGGGTCTCACGCCGGGCAAGCTCGACCAGATCGCGCTCGTCCATGCGCCCGCCCGATATCCCCGCTTTCATATCCGGAATATCGCCGCCAGCGGCCGGCTGTGGACCGGGCACGGCGATGGGGTGACCGACTATATCCCCTACGGCGACATCAAGGATTGCGGCTTCGACGAGAACCCGTTCAGCAACGTCATCAGGCTCAGCTACGGCAAGTTCGACTATTATAGCGGCGGCGACATCCCAGGCGTGCCCGCTTACGACCAGCCCTTCTGGCGCGACGTCGAGACGCCGGTCTCGGCGGTGGTCGGGCCGGTCGACGTGATGACGCTCGACCATCATGGCAATCGCGATGCGATCAATGGCAATCTGCTGCGCAACCTGCGCCCCCGTGTGATCGTCCAGCAGAACTGGCTCTCGCCGCAGCCTAGCGAGGAGGTGGTATGGCGGATGGCCTCGCAGGGTTATTATCCCGGCCCGCGCGACGTGTTTTCGACCGGCATGCGGCCGGAAACGCGCGCATCGATCGGCCAGCTGATGGACTCGATCTACAAGAGCTTCGAGGGTCATGTCGTGATCCGCGTCGCCCCGGGCGGCGACAGCTACATGGTCTTCATCCTTAACGACAAGGACGCCCGGCGGCCCCTGATCGCACGGTTCGGGCCCTATATGGCCGACTGA
- a CDS encoding TonB-dependent receptor: protein MKTVLTAILTASALAAFPAAAQTQPAPPPPADDGGEIIVTGTPGGAEQRKVDASFAITTLDDAAVARFGPQSTADLLKAVPGVWVESSGGVAGANINLRGFPGTGDAPFVTIQLEGVPIYTPPTIGFLENSSIFRIDETIERVEALRGGPNPVLSNGQPALTTNFLLKEGGEETHGSIRASTSTYDLLRVDGVLSGKLADDFYYMIGGYVQQSEGVREAGFNSEKGHQVTINLTKRLSNGKINLYFRHTDDHGAWYLPVPLNVDGIDSSYVQVGPANRNIVVEGPYGERFAADYGDGRGFKGIIAGGSLALDFDGGWSVAERFSYLEGDADTYGLSPRGGARTIGQLGLASAATTSTGRTLGPDAVVQHIGFWAVQKDIDSVSNDLSVTKDVGRGSVTLGYFASRYGAEDLWNLNNNARYFEVGGGREQVTIDCATVTNAPAPCLNGTRLNARGDGRMNALYAVADYEIVDRLRLDGGVRWVDHRIDYVANTAADPVKGLTGVDNIVNDYAEQGIAWTAGANYAFTDDFGAFLRINDGFRLPYFDDLRGGQTQIAAGDDLFYDVRQYEGGLKFQQRGIGLYLTAFRVETQATRSTAPVVDAPISRFETESQGLEFDADVNLGSGFAVVAAATYLDASISADADPTVVGNRAPRQPRWQLRVAPSYTFSLGGVDGSLYGAFSHVGERQSNIQNTQPLPAYQKVDLGIELALANGLNLRVFGDNIFDEQGLTEGDPNTFGLNANGRYILPRSVRFSLGYAF from the coding sequence ATGAAGACCGTCCTGACTGCCATCCTCACCGCTTCCGCGCTCGCCGCATTTCCTGCCGCGGCGCAGACCCAGCCTGCGCCGCCGCCGCCCGCCGACGATGGCGGCGAGATCATCGTCACCGGTACGCCCGGCGGTGCCGAGCAACGCAAGGTCGATGCGAGCTTCGCGATCACGACGCTCGACGACGCAGCGGTCGCGCGCTTCGGCCCGCAGAGCACCGCCGACCTGCTGAAGGCGGTGCCCGGCGTCTGGGTGGAAAGCTCGGGCGGCGTCGCCGGGGCCAACATCAACCTGCGCGGCTTTCCCGGCACCGGCGACGCGCCGTTCGTGACCATCCAGCTCGAAGGCGTGCCGATCTACACCCCGCCGACCATCGGCTTCCTCGAGAACAGCTCGATCTTCCGCATCGACGAGACGATCGAGCGCGTCGAGGCGCTGCGCGGCGGCCCCAATCCGGTGCTGTCCAACGGTCAGCCCGCCCTCACCACCAATTTCCTGCTCAAGGAAGGCGGCGAGGAAACGCACGGCAGCATCCGCGCCTCGACCTCGACCTACGATCTGCTGCGCGTCGATGGCGTGCTGAGCGGCAAGCTGGCGGACGATTTCTACTACATGATCGGCGGTTATGTGCAGCAGTCGGAGGGCGTCCGCGAGGCCGGCTTCAATTCGGAGAAAGGCCATCAGGTCACGATCAACCTCACCAAACGGCTGAGCAACGGCAAGATCAACCTCTATTTCCGCCATACCGACGATCATGGCGCCTGGTATCTGCCGGTGCCGTTGAACGTCGACGGCATCGATTCCAGCTATGTCCAGGTCGGCCCGGCCAATCGCAACATCGTCGTCGAGGGCCCTTATGGCGAGCGTTTCGCCGCCGATTATGGCGACGGCCGCGGCTTCAAGGGGATCATCGCGGGCGGCAGCCTTGCGCTCGACTTCGACGGCGGCTGGTCGGTTGCCGAGCGCTTCAGCTACCTTGAGGGCGACGCAGACACCTATGGCCTCAGCCCGCGTGGCGGCGCACGCACGATCGGCCAGCTCGGCCTGGCGTCCGCGGCCACGACCAGCACCGGCCGCACGCTGGGGCCCGACGCGGTCGTTCAGCATATTGGCTTCTGGGCGGTGCAGAAGGATATCGACAGCGTCTCCAACGACCTGTCGGTGACGAAAGACGTCGGCCGCGGATCGGTGACGCTCGGCTATTTCGCCTCGCGCTACGGCGCCGAGGATCTGTGGAACCTCAACAACAATGCCCGCTATTTCGAGGTGGGCGGCGGTCGCGAGCAGGTCACCATCGATTGTGCGACGGTCACCAACGCACCGGCGCCCTGCCTCAACGGCACCCGCCTCAACGCGCGCGGCGACGGCCGGATGAACGCGCTCTACGCCGTCGCCGACTATGAGATCGTCGACCGGCTGCGCCTCGACGGCGGCGTGCGCTGGGTCGACCATCGCATCGACTATGTCGCCAACACCGCCGCCGATCCCGTCAAGGGGCTGACCGGCGTCGACAATATCGTCAACGATTATGCCGAACAGGGCATCGCCTGGACGGCCGGCGCCAACTATGCGTTCACCGACGATTTCGGCGCCTTCCTGCGCATCAACGATGGCTTCCGCCTGCCCTATTTCGATGACCTGCGCGGCGGGCAGACGCAGATCGCCGCGGGCGACGACCTGTTCTACGACGTTCGCCAATATGAGGGCGGGCTGAAGTTCCAGCAACGCGGCATCGGTCTCTATCTGACCGCCTTCCGCGTCGAAACGCAGGCAACGCGGTCCACCGCACCGGTGGTCGATGCGCCGATCTCGCGCTTCGAGACCGAGAGTCAGGGGCTGGAGTTCGATGCCGACGTCAATCTGGGCAGCGGCTTCGCGGTCGTCGCCGCGGCGACCTATCTCGATGCCAGCATAAGCGCCGACGCCGACCCGACCGTGGTCGGCAACCGCGCGCCGCGCCAGCCACGCTGGCAACTGCGCGTGGCGCCGAGCTATACGTTCAGCCTCGGCGGCGTCGATGGGTCGCTCTACGGCGCGTTCAGCCATGTCGGCGAACGCCAGAGCAACATCCAGAACACACAGCCCCTGCCGGCCTATCAAAAGGTCGATCTCGGCATCGAGCTGGCGCTGGCGAACGGCCTCAACCTTCGCGTGTTCGGCGATAACATCTTCGACGAACAGGGGCTGACCGAAGGCGATCCAAACACATTCGGCCTCAACGCCAACGGCCGCTATATCCTGCCGCGTTCGGTGCGATTCAGCCTGGGCTACGCGTTCTAA
- a CDS encoding RidA family protein: MTSTRINPETLYPSVQYGFSHATLDEATGTVHLSGQVAWDKEYNVVGGSDVGLQARQALANIKAVLHAVGVGPEAVLRLRTFIVDYDVSMLGAIGPELAAFYGDAMPASNTVVGVQALAMPDFLIEIEAIATVK, from the coding sequence ATGACCAGCACGCGCATCAATCCCGAGACGCTCTATCCGAGCGTTCAGTACGGCTTCTCGCACGCAACTCTCGACGAAGCGACCGGCACCGTCCATCTTTCGGGGCAGGTCGCCTGGGACAAGGAGTATAACGTCGTCGGCGGCTCCGACGTCGGGCTTCAAGCGCGGCAAGCGCTCGCGAATATCAAGGCAGTGCTTCACGCGGTGGGGGTCGGCCCCGAGGCGGTGCTTCGCCTGCGCACCTTCATCGTCGACTATGACGTGTCGATGCTCGGGGCAATCGGCCCGGAGTTGGCTGCGTTCTACGGCGATGCGATGCCCGCATCGAACACCGTGGTGGGCGTACAGGCGCTGGCGATGCCCGATTTCCTGATCGAGATCGAGGCCATTGCAACCGTCAAGTAG
- a CDS encoding VOC family protein encodes MTDAANDRPVFIEADHVSWTVADADVVARWYCEVFGAAELFRMGPLDADDIPLGEDGRDWMASHVNVPGARLTLIMLKLTANLNFQLVQYDKPADRNETLPRNCDRGGHHLGIKVDDVSKAARYLTAHGCTPMDVIDITEGPLAGKKNLYILDPWGHQLEIVD; translated from the coding sequence ATGACCGATGCAGCCAACGACCGCCCAGTCTTCATCGAGGCCGATCACGTCTCCTGGACCGTGGCGGACGCCGACGTCGTCGCACGATGGTATTGCGAGGTGTTCGGCGCCGCCGAACTGTTTCGCATGGGGCCGCTCGATGCGGACGATATCCCGCTGGGAGAGGATGGCCGCGACTGGATGGCCAGCCATGTCAACGTGCCCGGCGCGCGTCTGACGCTGATCATGCTCAAGCTGACCGCCAATCTCAATTTTCAGCTCGTCCAGTACGACAAACCCGCTGATCGCAATGAAACCCTGCCGCGCAACTGCGACCGCGGCGGCCATCATCTCGGCATCAAGGTCGATGACGTCAGCAAGGCGGCCCGTTATCTCACCGCGCACGGCTGCACCCCGATGGACGTCATCGACATCACCGAGGGGCCGTTGGCCGGAAAGAAGAACCTCTACATCCTCGATCCGTGGGGCCATCAGCTCGAGATCGTCGACTGA
- a CDS encoding NAD(P)/FAD-dependent oxidoreductase, translated as MSAFDVAIVGGGPAGLAAAERTLAAGLSTCIVDEQQRPGGQILRQPPASFSVPGWLNGRPYRKARALLARVSSDTRLHWLGGRSVLGLAPGSGPAGGIALTLAGTAGGVERIDAARVVIAGGCYDMPAAFPGWTLPGVMSAGAVQTLVKAQQVLPGQRILLFGTHPLMIVLARQIAEAGGAVVAVCFAQSFAAMVRTALRHLPRALSAPAPLIEALAGVAALRRAGVTVRFGTTVQRCAGRDVLERAILAHGEAVACDLAAMCFGFLPQSDLIRQAGAAVRWSDPAGGWEAVHDGAMRTTVPNVYVAGETTGVAGSDVAMAEGAIAGLAVAQDAGALARQEAAAAMRKPHRQRRAMTGFVELLRAVADPRPWLPQPADGTVVCRCEDISAAEVDRAIADAIAVGESFGASAVKLRCRAGMGLCQGRSCEHALVRRIASARRCPESAVEGFRVRFPARAVSVGDLLAARD; from the coding sequence ATGAGCGCGTTCGATGTGGCCATCGTGGGCGGCGGCCCTGCTGGCCTGGCAGCGGCCGAGCGCACCCTGGCGGCGGGCCTCTCGACCTGCATCGTCGACGAACAGCAGCGCCCCGGCGGGCAGATCCTGCGTCAGCCGCCCGCAAGCTTTTCGGTGCCGGGCTGGTTGAACGGCAGGCCCTATCGCAAGGCGCGCGCGTTGCTCGCCCGCGTGAGCAGCGACACGCGTCTGCACTGGCTGGGCGGCCGCTCCGTCCTCGGCCTTGCGCCCGGTTCCGGACCGGCCGGCGGCATCGCGCTGACGCTTGCGGGCACGGCGGGCGGTGTCGAACGGATCGATGCGGCGCGGGTGGTCATCGCCGGAGGCTGTTACGACATGCCCGCCGCCTTTCCGGGCTGGACGCTCCCGGGCGTGATGAGCGCGGGCGCCGTGCAGACGTTGGTCAAGGCGCAGCAGGTTCTGCCGGGCCAGCGCATCCTGCTGTTCGGTACCCATCCGCTCATGATCGTGCTGGCGCGGCAGATTGCCGAGGCGGGTGGCGCGGTGGTGGCGGTCTGTTTCGCACAGTCCTTCGCGGCGATGGTGAGGACGGCGCTGCGCCATCTGCCGCGCGCTCTGTCGGCACCCGCCCCCTTGATCGAGGCACTGGCCGGTGTGGCCGCGTTGCGCCGGGCGGGCGTGACGGTGCGCTTCGGTACGACGGTGCAGCGCTGCGCGGGACGCGATGTCCTCGAGCGTGCGATACTGGCGCACGGCGAGGCCGTCGCCTGCGATCTGGCGGCGATGTGCTTCGGCTTCCTGCCGCAATCGGATCTGATCCGCCAGGCAGGCGCCGCCGTCCGCTGGAGCGATCCGGCGGGTGGCTGGGAGGCTGTTCATGATGGGGCGATGCGCACCACCGTCCCGAACGTCTATGTCGCGGGCGAGACGACGGGCGTGGCCGGCAGCGACGTGGCGATGGCCGAAGGTGCCATCGCCGGGCTTGCCGTGGCGCAGGATGCCGGCGCCTTGGCAAGGCAGGAGGCAGCAGCAGCGATGCGCAAGCCGCACCGGCAACGAAGAGCGATGACTGGGTTCGTTGAGTTGTTGCGTGCCGTCGCCGATCCACGGCCGTGGCTCCCGCAACCGGCGGACGGCACGGTGGTGTGCCGCTGTGAGGATATTTCGGCAGCAGAAGTGGATCGGGCAATTGCGGATGCCATCGCAGTCGGCGAATCGTTTGGCGCGAGTGCCGTCAAGCTGCGCTGCCGGGCGGGAATGGGCCTTTGCCAGGGGCGCAGCTGCGAACATGCGCTTGTGCGCCGGATCGCGAGCGCTCGACGATGCCCGGAAAGCGCAGTGGAAGGTTTTCGAGTTCGCTTCCCGGCCCGCGCGGTATCGGTCGGCGACCTCTTGGCTGCGCGTGACTGA
- a CDS encoding (2Fe-2S)-binding protein, with protein sequence MKRIENGVARPRPVTVEVDGQCVTAHPGEMVAVALLMGSLRFRSDRSGRARGMFCNMGTCSECTVWIGGQDLGWRRQRSCLVPVADGMRIRTDDPDRTA encoded by the coding sequence ATGAAGCGGATCGAGAACGGGGTGGCCCGCCCCCGGCCGGTCACGGTCGAGGTGGACGGCCAGTGCGTGACCGCGCATCCCGGCGAGATGGTCGCCGTAGCGCTTCTCATGGGCTCGCTCCGCTTTCGCAGCGATCGTTCCGGCCGCGCGCGGGGGATGTTCTGCAACATGGGAACGTGCAGCGAATGCACGGTCTGGATCGGCGGCCAGGATCTCGGCTGGCGGCGCCAGCGGAGCTGCCTCGTCCCCGTAGCGGACGGCATGCGGATCCGCACCGACGATCCGGATCGCACGGCATGA
- a CDS encoding NAD(P)/FAD-dependent oxidoreductase has product MMGDGTTNCDILIVGGGLVGCATAWHLTRMGLRVLLAERGHLNAGASGQNAGSLHFQIERRFLEQGEKAAADGARIVSLNRVAIDEWRGLEEMLGRPLDVVMHGGLMVAETEAELELLAFKVARENELGLSTQVLDGADLRHRAPCLAGGLAGAAWLADEGHANPRILVDAFAQGAHERGATIRTGTTLTALSMARDGTYRATLQMPAGECRVQTPRILLAAGHWVPHLAALLGLNVPLYAAPLMMSVTDRTEPVLPFLIQHVGRRLSMKQTEDGNILIGGGWPARLARRQDGRPDHDAPPIVEPANLRANLEVATRVMPALARRALLRTWTGTTCISADQLPIVGEVAAAPGLFVAAGGSLFTLGPVLARLLGPTIAEGSVPEELEMFTPRRFAHLDAFAVLP; this is encoded by the coding sequence ATGATGGGCGATGGGACCACCAATTGCGACATCCTGATTGTCGGTGGCGGTCTCGTCGGCTGCGCTACGGCCTGGCATCTCACGCGCATGGGATTGCGCGTGCTGCTGGCCGAGCGCGGTCATCTGAATGCCGGCGCTTCGGGCCAGAATGCCGGTTCGCTGCACTTCCAGATCGAGCGCCGATTCCTCGAACAGGGTGAGAAGGCCGCGGCGGACGGGGCGCGGATCGTGTCGCTCAATCGCGTCGCGATCGACGAATGGCGTGGCCTGGAGGAGATGCTCGGCCGTCCGCTCGATGTCGTAATGCACGGCGGCCTGATGGTGGCTGAAACGGAAGCCGAACTGGAACTGCTCGCCTTCAAGGTGGCGCGCGAGAATGAACTTGGCCTGTCGACGCAGGTTTTGGACGGCGCGGACCTGCGCCATCGCGCCCCCTGCCTCGCCGGCGGACTGGCGGGTGCCGCCTGGTTGGCCGATGAAGGGCATGCCAACCCGCGCATTCTCGTCGACGCCTTTGCCCAAGGCGCGCACGAACGGGGCGCAACGATCCGTACGGGTACGACGCTCACTGCCCTCTCCATGGCGCGCGACGGCACGTACCGGGCGACGCTGCAGATGCCGGCCGGAGAATGCCGCGTGCAGACACCCCGCATCCTGCTGGCCGCGGGACATTGGGTGCCGCATCTCGCCGCACTGCTCGGTCTCAATGTTCCGCTTTATGCGGCGCCGCTCATGATGAGCGTCACCGATCGCACCGAACCCGTGCTGCCCTTCCTGATCCAGCACGTCGGCCGCCGCCTCTCGATGAAGCAGACCGAGGACGGAAACATCCTGATCGGCGGCGGTTGGCCCGCCCGCCTCGCGCGGAGGCAGGATGGCAGGCCGGACCATGACGCGCCGCCGATCGTCGAACCCGCCAACCTGCGTGCCAATCTCGAGGTGGCGACGCGGGTGATGCCGGCGCTTGCCCGGCGTGCGCTCCTGCGAACATGGACGGGCACGACCTGCATCTCCGCCGACCAGCTTCCCATCGTCGGCGAGGTGGCCGCGGCACCGGGGTTGTTCGTCGCGGCCGGCGGGTCGCTTTTCACTTTGGGCCCAGTGCTGGCGCGGCTGCTCGGACCCACCATCGCCGAAGGCTCCGTGCCGGAGGAACTCGAGATGTTCACGCCGCGGCGGTTCGCTCACCTCGACGCGTTTGCGGTGCTCCCATGA
- a CDS encoding dihydrodipicolinate synthase family protein, whose protein sequence is MAVSKRSRVNWRGYIPAITTPFVDEDTLDEKGLGLLLEWLIDQGMHGLVLAGTTGEWTSMRPEERKRLFELAGAQAARRLPLIAGCSSFTARETIAYAQAASGAGFEGVLVTPPPYVRPLADEIVAFYEEVGAAIDLPICVYNWPPGTGIDMPLDVLRRLADIDAIVAIKQSTPRFTTFAETVFALGEQVRVFGYPMDELGLTMLRVHGGDGTMGAGGVLGRNQSGFYDKFWAGDIDGARACGRKDRVLMEEWYTPDLVGKFGSGPAILKAGFDAMGLPGGPVRKPLRAVTEADRESIAATLRKLDML, encoded by the coding sequence ATGGCAGTGAGCAAGCGTTCGCGGGTGAACTGGCGGGGCTATATTCCCGCCATCACGACGCCATTCGTCGATGAGGACACGCTGGACGAGAAGGGGCTCGGCCTGCTGCTTGAGTGGCTGATCGATCAGGGCATGCACGGCCTGGTTCTGGCCGGCACCACCGGTGAGTGGACGAGCATGCGACCCGAAGAGCGCAAGCGCCTCTTCGAACTGGCCGGCGCACAGGCCGCGAGGAGGCTGCCGCTGATCGCGGGTTGCTCCAGCTTTACGGCACGCGAAACCATCGCTTATGCACAAGCTGCCTCGGGCGCTGGCTTCGAAGGCGTGCTCGTCACGCCGCCCCCCTATGTGCGCCCGCTGGCGGATGAGATCGTCGCGTTCTACGAAGAAGTCGGTGCTGCCATCGATCTGCCGATCTGCGTCTATAACTGGCCGCCCGGTACCGGCATCGACATGCCGCTGGACGTCCTGCGCCGCCTCGCCGACATCGATGCGATCGTTGCCATCAAGCAGTCCACTCCGCGATTCACGACCTTTGCCGAAACCGTCTTCGCGCTGGGCGAGCAGGTCCGCGTCTTCGGCTATCCGATGGACGAACTGGGATTGACGATGCTGCGCGTCCATGGCGGCGACGGTACGATGGGTGCGGGCGGCGTGCTGGGGCGCAACCAGTCCGGCTTCTACGACAAGTTCTGGGCCGGCGACATTGACGGCGCCCGCGCGTGCGGCCGCAAGGACCGCGTGTTGATGGAGGAGTGGTATACTCCCGATCTGGTCGGCAAATTCGGTTCCGGCCCCGCGATCCTCAAGGCTGGGTTCGACGCGATGGGTCTGCCCGGCGGCCCGGTGCGCAAGCCGCTGAGGGCCGTTACCGAAGCCGATCGCGAAAGCATTGCCGCGACGCTGCGGAAGCTCGATATGCTTTGA
- a CDS encoding sodium:solute symporter family protein has translation MILLIVGGTTAGSILYGRRKQKRAQSMEEWALGGRKLGTLVFWFLNAGEIYTTFAVLGISGFAWAYGAPAYLAFCSVSLSASVGYWLTPLIQSYGRRHALVTQADFFAHRYRAPWLGVCVAAAGLVALVVYVQIQVTALTLVVRLAAGPGISAGVAACVAVALMVLFVFLAGLRAAAFAAGVKDILMLVVVLALAWSIAGVVGEASVLDVFRSVSERFPEAMRFPGLKPELGLDTTWLITSAINVALGTYIFPHMFQLCYSADSTETIRRNAVFQPIYSLSYFFIILLGFAALLAGTQAPGGDPNALLLAFVGERYPAWMLGLLAGTASLLALVPGSVLLLTCGSIFSRNILRPLIPSIDDRTELLVSRIAMVGFAAIALYLTLGASGSLVEIGLSAYAAIGMLAPGVYCAFLLRRTSAAAVLAGLLAGYAVLWLPAFSLLASTWLPHWERGLVALIVNAVVTVGLSLLLPRRAFAFAQPA, from the coding sequence TTGATCCTGCTGATCGTTGGCGGCACCACCGCCGGATCGATCCTCTACGGTCGTCGGAAACAGAAGCGTGCCCAGAGCATGGAAGAGTGGGCGCTCGGCGGCCGCAAGCTCGGAACGCTGGTGTTCTGGTTCCTCAACGCGGGCGAGATCTACACCACCTTCGCCGTACTCGGCATTTCGGGCTTCGCCTGGGCCTATGGTGCGCCGGCTTATCTCGCATTTTGTTCGGTCTCGCTGTCGGCATCGGTCGGCTACTGGCTCACCCCTTTGATCCAGTCATACGGCCGCAGGCATGCGCTGGTGACGCAAGCCGACTTCTTTGCCCATCGCTATCGCGCACCCTGGTTGGGCGTGTGCGTCGCGGCCGCGGGCCTCGTCGCGCTCGTGGTCTACGTGCAGATTCAGGTGACGGCGCTCACGCTGGTGGTGCGGTTGGCCGCGGGGCCGGGCATAAGCGCCGGTGTTGCGGCCTGCGTCGCCGTTGCGCTGATGGTGCTCTTCGTCTTCCTGGCCGGGCTGCGCGCCGCAGCCTTTGCCGCCGGGGTGAAGGACATCCTCATGCTGGTCGTCGTTTTGGCGCTGGCCTGGAGTATCGCAGGGGTGGTCGGCGAAGCATCCGTGCTCGACGTGTTTCGCAGCGTGAGCGAGCGCTTCCCGGAAGCGATGCGCTTCCCCGGTCTCAAGCCGGAACTCGGTCTGGACACGACCTGGCTGATAACCTCCGCGATCAACGTGGCGCTTGGCACCTACATCTTCCCGCACATGTTCCAGCTCTGCTATTCGGCCGACAGCACGGAAACGATCCGGCGAAACGCAGTCTTCCAGCCGATCTACTCGCTGTCCTATTTCTTCATCATCCTGCTCGGCTTCGCAGCGCTCCTTGCCGGCACGCAGGCACCCGGCGGGGATCCCAACGCGCTGTTGCTGGCGTTCGTCGGGGAACGGTATCCGGCCTGGATGCTGGGTCTGCTGGCCGGCACCGCATCCTTGCTGGCGCTCGTGCCGGGATCGGTGCTGCTGCTCACCTGCGGCTCGATCTTCAGCCGCAATATCCTGCGTCCACTGATCCCGTCGATCGATGACAGGACCGAACTGCTGGTCTCGCGCATCGCCATGGTCGGCTTCGCCGCGATCGCCCTCTACCTGACGCTCGGGGCGAGCGGATCGCTGGTGGAGATCGGCCTGTCCGCCTATGCCGCGATCGGCATGCTCGCGCCAGGCGTCTACTGCGCGTTCCTGCTGCGCCGGACGAGCGCGGCGGCGGTGCTGGCGGGGCTGCTTGCCGGCTACGCCGTGCTTTGGCTGCCGGCATTTTCGCTGCTCGCCTCGACCTGGCTTCCGCATTGGGAGCGCGGGCTGGTGGCACTCATCGTCAACGCGGTCGTCACGGTCGGCCTTTCGCTGCTGCTCCCGCGAAGGGCATTCGCCTTCGCGCAGCCCGCCTGA
- a CDS encoding DUF3311 domain-containing protein, with protein MTEPTDDADVVQRLRRADLLLLLPFAWQLGLAPWANGVSWSPLGLPFGMVWQMAGILFATVVLGFRFALDTSGPAK; from the coding sequence ATGACCGAACCCACCGACGACGCCGATGTGGTGCAGCGCCTCAGGCGTGCCGATCTGTTGCTGCTGCTTCCATTCGCCTGGCAACTTGGCCTCGCCCCCTGGGCGAATGGCGTAAGCTGGTCGCCGCTGGGCCTGCCCTTCGGGATGGTATGGCAGATGGCAGGAATTCTCTTTGCCACCGTCGTGCTGGGCTTTCGCTTCGCCCTCGACACGTCGGGTCCTGCGAAATGA